From a region of the Falco peregrinus isolate bFalPer1 chromosome 5, bFalPer1.pri, whole genome shotgun sequence genome:
- the LOC101913239 gene encoding histone H1.10 has translation MSVELEEADLPLTEAEEVPLAPEKKAAAKKAKSGGGGSSLTPSKKKKNNKKKNQPGKYSQLVVETIRKLGERNGSSLAKIYNEAKKVAWFDQQNGRTYLKYSIKALVQNDTLLQVKGTGANGSFKLNRKKLEGGGDGGAGSSAHKSHKKATASTSRRAEKKPAAKSKKPEKKSHKKGAGGATAKKDKGKTKKATKKGAASPGGKKVKKSAKPKALKSRKA, from the coding sequence ATGTCGGTAGAGCTGGAAGAAGCCGATCTGCCCCTGACCGAGGCGGAGGAGGTGCCTCTCGCCCCGGAGAAAAAAGCGGCCGCTAAGAAAGCGAaaagcggcggcggcggctcctcgTTGACGCCGTcgaagaagaagaagaacaacAAGAAGAAGAACCAGCCGGGCAAATACAGCCAGCTGGTGGTGGAGACGATCCGCAAGCTGGGCGAGCGCAATGGCTCCTCGCTGGCCAAGATCTACAACGAGGCCAAGAAGGTGGCCTGGTTCGACCAGCAGAACGGCAGGACCTACCTAAAGTACTCCATCAAGGCGCTGGTGCAGAACGACACACTGCTCCAGGTCAAGGGCACCGGCGCCAACGGCTCCTTCAAGCTCAACAGGAAAAAGCTGGAAGGCGGCGGTGATGGGGGCGCGGGCAGCAGCGCCCACAAATCCCACAAGAAGGCGACGGCCTCCACGTCCCGGCGGGCGGAAAAGAAGCCGGCGGCCAAGAGCAAGAAGCCCGAGAAGAAATCCCACAAGAAGGGAGCCGGCGGCGCGACGGCGAAGAAGGACAAGGGCAAAACCAAGAAGGCCACCAAGAAGGGAGCCGCGTCCCCCGGGGGCAAGAAGGTGAAGAAGTCCGCAAAGCCTAAGGCACTCAAGAGCAGAAAGGCATGA
- the LOC101911171 gene encoding histone H2A type 2-B translates to MSGRGKSGGKARAKAKSRSSRAGLQFPVGRVHRLLRKGNYAERVGAGAPVYLAAVLEYLSAEILELAGNAARDNKKTRIIPRHLQLAIRNDEELNKLLGGVTIAQGGVLPNIQAVLLPKKTQSSKK, encoded by the coding sequence ATGTCAGGCCGGGGGAAGTCCGGCGGCAAGGCGCGGGCCAAGGCCAAGTCGCGCTCGTCGCGGGCCGGGCTGCAGTTCCCCGTGGGCCGGGTGCACCGGCTGCTGCGGAAGGGTAACTACGCGGAGCGGGTGGGTGCCGGCGCGCCGGTATACCTGGCAGCCGTGCTGGAGTACCTCTCGGCCGAAATCCTGGAGCTGGCGGGCAACGCGGCCCGCGACAACAAGAAGACGCGCATCATCCCGCGGCACTTGCAGCTCGCCATCCGCAACGACGAGGAGCTCAACAAGCTGCTGGGCGGCGTGACCATCGCTCAGGGCGGCGTCCTGCCCAACATCCAGGCCGTGCTGCTGCCCAAGAAGACGCAGAGCTCCAAGAAGTGA